One genomic window of Desulfobacterales bacterium includes the following:
- a CDS encoding ISKra4 family transposase, with translation MCYDNFKKNFLQVKPETKEIFKSLEKAVSLQDIIISTLILIKSMAIWIVEEIIRLRANVTTDWPLCPKCGQRLESKGFQSRQILTLFGSVHWKRRVGRCPNGCKIGLIAPLDASLKIAPYQMTCNTIKRIACLLAVFLPFEIVVFLLQQCLGLKISSDAVWNWVQKFGSEAMYKIEEELRQLREGNSPSPEKLSDEINMLPLLVGGDGV, from the coding sequence GAAAGAAATCTTCAAATCATTGGAAAAAGCTGTAAGCTTGCAAGACATAATAATATCTACATTGATTTTGATAAAATCTATGGCTATATGGATAGTAGAAGAAATTATTCGTTTACGTGCGAATGTTACTACAGATTGGCCTCTTTGCCCAAAATGTGGACAACGTTTGGAAAGTAAAGGATTTCAATCACGCCAAATACTAACTTTGTTCGGCTCAGTTCATTGGAAAAGGCGTGTAGGACGTTGCCCTAACGGGTGCAAGATTGGTCTTATAGCCCCATTAGATGCTTCTTTAAAAATTGCGCCGTATCAGATGACATGTAATACAATTAAACGTATAGCTTGTCTGTTAGCCGTATTTCTGCCCTTCGAAATCGTAGTTTTTTTGTTGCAGCAGTGCTTAGGGCTGAAGATTAGTTCTGATGCTGTATGGAATTGGGTACAAAAATTCGGGTCAGAAGCTATGTATAAAATAGAAGAAGAATTACGGCAGCTTCGTGAAGGGAATTCCCCTTCTCCAGAAAAATTATCGGATGAAATTAATATGCTTCCATTACTGGTCGGAGGGGACGGAGTTAT